One Rissa tridactyla isolate bRisTri1 chromosome 4, bRisTri1.patW.cur.20221130, whole genome shotgun sequence DNA window includes the following coding sequences:
- the ATXN3 gene encoding ataxin-3 isoform X3 — protein sequence MESIFHERVISNALKVWGLELILFNSPEYQRLGIDPINEKSFICNYKEHWFTVRKLGKQWFNLNSLLMGPELISDTYLALFLAQLQQEGYSIFVVKGDLPDCEADQLLQMIRVQQMQRPKLIGEETAQSRDQRLPRSDVDQAIEVNPPFDGTGMLDEDEENFQRALALSRQEIDMEDEEADLRRAIQLSMQGSRRSQFSDSLLQNVPQSPHTSQTDCLSSEELRRRRQAYFEKQQQQLQQQDRTPDLHDKPSSTPEADPGGDMSEEDMLQAAMNMSLESVRNHLNTEEEK from the exons ATGGAGTCGATCTTCCACGAGCGG GTCATAAGCAATGCCTTGAAAGTTTGGGGTTTAGAACTAATCCTCTTCAACAGTCCAGAGTATCAGAGGCTTGGGATCGACCCTat aaatgaaaaatcatttatttGTAATTATAAGGAACACTGGTTTACAGTTCGAAAGTTAGGAAAACAG tGGTTTAACTTGAACTCTCTCTTGATGGGTCCAGAACTAATATCAGATACATATCTTGCACTTTTCTTGGCTCAATTACAACAGGAAG GTTATTCCATATTTGTAGTAAAAGGTGACCTGCCAGACTGTGAGGCTGATCAGCTATTGCAGATGATTCGGGTGCAGCAGATGCAGCGACCAAAACTAATTGGAGAAGAGACAGCACAGTCAAGAGATCAGAG GCTACCCAGAAGTGATGTGGACCAAGCAATAGAAGTTAACCCTCCTTTTGATGGAACAGGCATGTTGGATGAAGATGAAGAGAATTTTCAGAGAGCCCTGGCTCTAAGTAGGCAGGAAATCGATATGGAAGATGAAGAAGCTGATCTTCGCAGAGCCATTCAACTCAGCATGCAAG GTAGTCGTCGAAGTCAGTTCTCAGACTCATTGCTGCAGAATGTTCCTCAGTCGCCTCACACCAGTCAGACTGactgcctttcttcagaagaactGCGAAGGAGAAGACAAGCGTATTTTGAAAA GCAGCAAcaacagctgcagcagcaagatCGGACCCCAGACCTACATGATAAGCCCTCAAGCACTCCAGAAGCTGACCCAG GAGGTGATATGAGTGAAGAAGACATGCTTCAAGCAGCCATGAATATGTCTCTGGAATCTGTTAGAAACCACTTGAAtacagaagaggagaaatga
- the ATXN3 gene encoding ataxin-3 isoform X5, whose amino-acid sequence MGPELISDTYLALFLAQLQQEGYSIFVVKGDLPDCEADQLLQMIRVQQMQRPKLIGEETAQSRDQRLPRSDVDQAIEVNPPFDGTGMLDEDEENFQRALALSRQEIDMEDEEADLRRAIQLSMQGSRRSQFSDSLLQNVPQSPHTSQTDCLSSEELRRRRQAYFEKQQQQLQQQDRTPDLHDKPSSTPEADPGGDMSEEDMLQAAMNMSLESVRNHLNTEEEK is encoded by the exons ATGGGTCCAGAACTAATATCAGATACATATCTTGCACTTTTCTTGGCTCAATTACAACAGGAAG GTTATTCCATATTTGTAGTAAAAGGTGACCTGCCAGACTGTGAGGCTGATCAGCTATTGCAGATGATTCGGGTGCAGCAGATGCAGCGACCAAAACTAATTGGAGAAGAGACAGCACAGTCAAGAGATCAGAG GCTACCCAGAAGTGATGTGGACCAAGCAATAGAAGTTAACCCTCCTTTTGATGGAACAGGCATGTTGGATGAAGATGAAGAGAATTTTCAGAGAGCCCTGGCTCTAAGTAGGCAGGAAATCGATATGGAAGATGAAGAAGCTGATCTTCGCAGAGCCATTCAACTCAGCATGCAAG GTAGTCGTCGAAGTCAGTTCTCAGACTCATTGCTGCAGAATGTTCCTCAGTCGCCTCACACCAGTCAGACTGactgcctttcttcagaagaactGCGAAGGAGAAGACAAGCGTATTTTGAAAA GCAGCAAcaacagctgcagcagcaagatCGGACCCCAGACCTACATGATAAGCCCTCAAGCACTCCAGAAGCTGACCCAG GAGGTGATATGAGTGAAGAAGACATGCTTCAAGCAGCCATGAATATGTCTCTGGAATCTGTTAGAAACCACTTGAAtacagaagaggagaaatga
- the ATXN3 gene encoding ataxin-3 isoform X4 yields MIRVQQMQRPKLIGEETAQSRDQRLPRSDVDQAIEVNPPFDGTGMLDEDEENFQRALALSRQEIDMEDEEADLRRAIQLSMQGSRRSQFSDSLLQNVPQSPHTSQTDCLSSEELRRRRQAYFEKQQQQLQQQDRTPDLHDKPSSTPEADPGGDMSEEDMLQAAMNMSLESVRNHLNTEEEK; encoded by the exons ATGATTCGGGTGCAGCAGATGCAGCGACCAAAACTAATTGGAGAAGAGACAGCACAGTCAAGAGATCAGAG GCTACCCAGAAGTGATGTGGACCAAGCAATAGAAGTTAACCCTCCTTTTGATGGAACAGGCATGTTGGATGAAGATGAAGAGAATTTTCAGAGAGCCCTGGCTCTAAGTAGGCAGGAAATCGATATGGAAGATGAAGAAGCTGATCTTCGCAGAGCCATTCAACTCAGCATGCAAG GTAGTCGTCGAAGTCAGTTCTCAGACTCATTGCTGCAGAATGTTCCTCAGTCGCCTCACACCAGTCAGACTGactgcctttcttcagaagaactGCGAAGGAGAAGACAAGCGTATTTTGAAAA GCAGCAAcaacagctgcagcagcaagatCGGACCCCAGACCTACATGATAAGCCCTCAAGCACTCCAGAAGCTGACCCAG GAGGTGATATGAGTGAAGAAGACATGCTTCAAGCAGCCATGAATATGTCTCTGGAATCTGTTAGAAACCACTTGAAtacagaagaggagaaatga
- the ATXN3 gene encoding ataxin-3 isoform X1 has translation MESIFHERQEGSLCAQHCLNNLLQGEYFSPVELSSIAQQLDEEERMRMAEGGVSSEEYRTFLQQPSVNMDDSGFFSIQVISNALKVWGLELILFNSPEYQRLGIDPINEKSFICNYKEHWFTVRKLGKQWFNLNSLLMGPELISDTYLALFLAQLQQEGYSIFVVKGDLPDCEADQLLQMIRVQQMQRPKLIGEETAQSRDQRLPRSDVDQAIEVNPPFDGTGMLDEDEENFQRALALSRQEIDMEDEEADLRRAIQLSMQGSRRSQFSDSLLQNVPQSPHTSQTDCLSSEELRRRRQAYFEKQQQQLQQQDRTPDLHDKPSSTPEADPGGDMSEEDMLQAAMNMSLESVRNHLNTEEEK, from the exons ATGGAGTCGATCTTCCACGAGCGG CAAGAAGGCTCTTTGTGTGCTCAGCACTGTCTGAATAATTTGCTACAAGGGGAATATTTTAGTCCTGTTGAGTTATCCTCTATTGCACAGCAGTTGGATGAGGAAGAAAGAATGCGAATGGCAGAGGGAGGAGTGTCTAGTGAGGAATATAGAACGTTTTTACAG CAGCCTTCTGTAAATATGGATGATAGTGGATTCTTCTCAATTCAA GTCATAAGCAATGCCTTGAAAGTTTGGGGTTTAGAACTAATCCTCTTCAACAGTCCAGAGTATCAGAGGCTTGGGATCGACCCTat aaatgaaaaatcatttatttGTAATTATAAGGAACACTGGTTTACAGTTCGAAAGTTAGGAAAACAG tGGTTTAACTTGAACTCTCTCTTGATGGGTCCAGAACTAATATCAGATACATATCTTGCACTTTTCTTGGCTCAATTACAACAGGAAG GTTATTCCATATTTGTAGTAAAAGGTGACCTGCCAGACTGTGAGGCTGATCAGCTATTGCAGATGATTCGGGTGCAGCAGATGCAGCGACCAAAACTAATTGGAGAAGAGACAGCACAGTCAAGAGATCAGAG GCTACCCAGAAGTGATGTGGACCAAGCAATAGAAGTTAACCCTCCTTTTGATGGAACAGGCATGTTGGATGAAGATGAAGAGAATTTTCAGAGAGCCCTGGCTCTAAGTAGGCAGGAAATCGATATGGAAGATGAAGAAGCTGATCTTCGCAGAGCCATTCAACTCAGCATGCAAG GTAGTCGTCGAAGTCAGTTCTCAGACTCATTGCTGCAGAATGTTCCTCAGTCGCCTCACACCAGTCAGACTGactgcctttcttcagaagaactGCGAAGGAGAAGACAAGCGTATTTTGAAAA GCAGCAAcaacagctgcagcagcaagatCGGACCCCAGACCTACATGATAAGCCCTCAAGCACTCCAGAAGCTGACCCAG GAGGTGATATGAGTGAAGAAGACATGCTTCAAGCAGCCATGAATATGTCTCTGGAATCTGTTAGAAACCACTTGAAtacagaagaggagaaatga
- the ATXN3 gene encoding ataxin-3 isoform X2 yields the protein MESIFHERQEGSLCAQHCLNNLLQGEYFSPVELSSIAQQLDEEERMRMAEGGVSSEEYRTFLQQPSVNMDDSGFFSIQVISNALKVWGLELILFNSPEYQRLGIDPINEKSFICNYKEHWFTVRKLGKQWFNLNSLLMGPELISDTYLALFLAQLQQEGYSIFVVKGDLPDCEADQLLQMIRVQQMQRPKLIGEETAQSRDQRLPRSDVDQAIEVNPPFDGTGMLDEDEENFQRALALSRQEIDMEDEEADLRRAIQLSMQGSNNSCSSKIGPQTYMISPQALQKLTQEVI from the exons ATGGAGTCGATCTTCCACGAGCGG CAAGAAGGCTCTTTGTGTGCTCAGCACTGTCTGAATAATTTGCTACAAGGGGAATATTTTAGTCCTGTTGAGTTATCCTCTATTGCACAGCAGTTGGATGAGGAAGAAAGAATGCGAATGGCAGAGGGAGGAGTGTCTAGTGAGGAATATAGAACGTTTTTACAG CAGCCTTCTGTAAATATGGATGATAGTGGATTCTTCTCAATTCAA GTCATAAGCAATGCCTTGAAAGTTTGGGGTTTAGAACTAATCCTCTTCAACAGTCCAGAGTATCAGAGGCTTGGGATCGACCCTat aaatgaaaaatcatttatttGTAATTATAAGGAACACTGGTTTACAGTTCGAAAGTTAGGAAAACAG tGGTTTAACTTGAACTCTCTCTTGATGGGTCCAGAACTAATATCAGATACATATCTTGCACTTTTCTTGGCTCAATTACAACAGGAAG GTTATTCCATATTTGTAGTAAAAGGTGACCTGCCAGACTGTGAGGCTGATCAGCTATTGCAGATGATTCGGGTGCAGCAGATGCAGCGACCAAAACTAATTGGAGAAGAGACAGCACAGTCAAGAGATCAGAG GCTACCCAGAAGTGATGTGGACCAAGCAATAGAAGTTAACCCTCCTTTTGATGGAACAGGCATGTTGGATGAAGATGAAGAGAATTTTCAGAGAGCCCTGGCTCTAAGTAGGCAGGAAATCGATATGGAAGATGAAGAAGCTGATCTTCGCAGAGCCATTCAACTCAGCATGCAAG GCAGCAAcaacagctgcagcagcaagatCGGACCCCAGACCTACATGATAAGCCCTCAAGCACTCCAGAAGCTGACCCAG GAGGTGATATGA